One stretch of Desulfatibacillum aliphaticivorans DSM 15576 DNA includes these proteins:
- a CDS encoding crotonase/enoyl-CoA hydratase family protein yields the protein MDDLQFYVVEKKPPIAWVYLNRPEKKNAMNPPAWREAPIIFKDLDQDPEIRVIIVAGKGSCFSAGIDLMAMTNELPELMDPNQKGGTKWSLVHKIYELQETITCIEKCRKPVIAAVHGNCIGAGLDMITACDVRICSKDATFSLKEAAVAIVADVGVLQRIPHIVGQGHARELAYTARLIDAQRAKDILLVNDVYEDHEALMEAAEKLAVEMADNAPLAVMACKNVLNYGIGKSIEDGLKYVGLISTDIIPSDDLYEAVGAFAEKRKPKYTGK from the coding sequence ATGGATGATTTGCAGTTTTACGTTGTGGAAAAAAAACCGCCCATCGCCTGGGTGTACCTGAACAGGCCTGAAAAGAAAAACGCCATGAACCCGCCTGCGTGGCGCGAGGCGCCCATAATTTTCAAAGACCTGGACCAGGATCCGGAAATCCGGGTGATCATCGTGGCCGGCAAAGGCAGTTGCTTTTCCGCAGGCATCGACCTCATGGCCATGACCAACGAGCTTCCGGAACTCATGGATCCCAACCAAAAAGGCGGAACCAAATGGAGCCTGGTGCATAAAATCTACGAGCTCCAGGAAACCATCACCTGCATTGAAAAATGCCGCAAGCCCGTCATCGCGGCTGTGCACGGAAACTGCATCGGCGCGGGCCTGGACATGATCACGGCCTGCGACGTCCGCATCTGCTCCAAAGACGCCACCTTCTCTTTGAAGGAAGCCGCCGTGGCCATCGTGGCCGACGTGGGCGTGCTCCAGCGCATCCCCCACATTGTGGGCCAGGGCCACGCCAGGGAGCTTGCCTATACCGCCCGGCTCATCGACGCCCAAAGGGCCAAGGACATCCTGTTGGTCAACGACGTTTACGAAGATCATGAGGCTTTAATGGAAGCAGCGGAAAAGCTGGCCGTGGAAATGGCCGACAACGCGCCTTTGGCGGTCATGGCCTGCAAGAACGTGTTGAACTACGGCATTGGAAAATCCATCGAGGACGGCCTGAAATACGTGGGCCTCATCAGCACGGACATCATCCCGTCGGATGATCTGTACGAAGCCGTGGGCGCCTTCGCCGAAAAGCGCAAACCCAAATATACGGGGAAATAA
- a CDS encoding IS66 family transposase produces ELSLIVKWAYEPPTIGEWRAFIARFKGLLNKHQERRDDAGVFARRLMLEMESLWLCLSEPGVDPTNNRAERALRYGVIWRKRSLGTQSEKGDRWVERILSLKHTLRMRGLPVYPRLVQIISDFLKSQPTDLAWISNLG; encoded by the coding sequence CCGAACTTTCCTTGATTGTAAAATGGGCCTATGAACCCCCGACGATTGGAGAATGGCGGGCCTTCATCGCCCGTTTCAAGGGGCTTTTGAACAAGCATCAAGAACGCCGGGACGACGCCGGAGTTTTTGCGCGCAGACTCATGCTGGAAATGGAAAGCCTTTGGCTTTGCCTGTCCGAACCGGGCGTTGACCCTACCAACAACCGGGCGGAAAGGGCCTTGCGTTACGGGGTGATCTGGCGCAAACGGAGCCTGGGAACCCAAAGCGAAAAAGGAGACCGCTGGGTGGAACGCATCCTAAGCCTCAAACATACCTTAAGAATGCGCGGCCTTCCTGTGTATCCCAGACTCGTCCAAATTATCTCCGACTTCCTGAAAAGCCAACCCACAGACCTTGCATGGATCAGCAACCTGGGCTAA